Within the Pseudomonas putida genome, the region CAGGCCAACGGTCGGTACTGGCTTGCAGACCTTGCCCGGTATCACTCATGTGCCGCTCCCCCAGGGGTCGAGTCAATAGTCAGGGGAGCAGGTTTTTCTCCTTGAAGTACCGTTCTGCGCCAGGGTGCAGGGGAATGGGCAGGTTCTTGGCCGCATTCTGCGGCTGGATATCGCTTGCTGCCGAATGGGCAGTGACCAGGCGCGGCAGGTTGTCGAAGATCAGCCGGGTCATGTCATAGGCCAGGTCATCGCTGATATCGGCGCGTGTGACCAGAATATTGGTGATGGCTACGGTTGGCACTTCAGCGTCCTGGCCATCGTATGTCTTGGCGGGAATGCTCGCGGGTTGATAGGCACTGTTGCCGATTTTACTCACGATGGCGGCTGGCACAGGTACGAACACTACCGGCAGGGTAGCGGCCAGGTCACGGATGGCCGCCTGGCCGAGCCCGGAAGATTGCAGCGTGGCGTCCAGCTGACGGTTCTTGATCAGCTCTACGGATTCGGCATACGGCAGGTACTCGACCTTGCCCAGGTCTTGATAGCTGAGCCCCGCGGCCTTGAAGATGGCGCGGGCGTTGAGCTCGGTGCCGGACTTCGGCGCACCGACCGAGATACGTTTGCCTTTGAGGTCTTCCAGCGAGGTGATGCCCGACTCCTTGCTGGCGACGATCTGGATGTAGTTAGGGTAAGTGCCGGCGATGGCGCGCAGTTTCTTCAGCGGTGCTTTGAAGCCGGCTTCGGCGTCCCCCTTCCAGGCGTCGGCCACCGAATCTCCCAGCGCGAACGCCAGCTCGCCCCGGCCGGCTTGCAGTAGATTAAGGTTTTCCACCGAGGCCTTGGTGGCTTGCACTGAGGTCTTGCTGCCCTCGATGCCATGGCTGTAGAGCTGGGATATCCCCACGCCGATGGGGTAGTAGACGCCGCTGGTGCCGCCTGTGAGGATGTTGATGAAGGTTGGCGCGGCCTGGGCTGTTGCACAAGCTGCCAATACGGTGCTGGCCACTGCCAGGCGAAGGGCTCGGTTCATGACATTCTCCGCTTATTGTTCTAGTTCCCTGCGTCAGTAAACCTAGAACGAATAAACGGATCCTGCCCGGATTTATTGGCGCCCAGATTGGCAGGCCTGCAATCAGAACCGCCAGAAGGCAGGCGCGACGAGCACCAGCACGGTGAGAATCTCGAGCCGGCCCAGCAGCATGCCGATGGTCAGCAGCCACTTCGCAGCGTCCGGTAGCGTGCTGAAGTTGCCAGCAGGCCCGATTACGCTGCCCAGGCCTGGCCCAACGTTGCACACAGCTGTCGCCGCGCCACTCAGGGCAGTGGTCCAGTCAAGGCCTATGAGGGTCAGGGCCAATGCGATCACCGCAATGGTCACGGAAAAGAAGAAGGAGAACGTCAGCAGTGAGCGTACGATTTCTTCATCGATGGGGTGACCATTGTATTTTTTCGAGATCATCGCCCGCGGATGAATCAGCTGTTTCAAACTGCTGACCAGCAGCGACGCGGCGACTTGAAAGCGGAATATTTTCAGTCCGCCGGCTGTGGAGCCCGAACATCCACCGACAAAAGTCAGATAGAAGAACAACAGCATGGCGAAGCTGCCCCAGAGCGTGTAGTCCCCTACCGCAATGCCGGTGGTCGTCACAACCGAAGTCACATTGACCGCCACGATGCGCAGCGCATCCCACCACGAAAAGTCACTGTGCAAGCAGAGCCAGGTGCCTACGGTGACCCAGACCAGCAGAAGAAAGCCGAGAAAGCCGCGCACCTGATGGTCCTTGAACAGCACGCGCCGGTGGCCACGCAAGGTCGCCACATACAAGGCGAAGGGCAGGCTTCCCAGGATCATGATCACCACCGCCACCCAATGCACCGCTGGCTGAGTCCAGTGGCCAAGCGATGCATCGGACGTCGAGAACCCACCCGTGGAGATCAGCGACATCGAATGATTGATGGCGTCGAAAGGGGTCATGCCGGCGGCCCACAGGGCCAAGGTGCCGAGCGCGGTCAGCCCCAGGTAGATCGCCAGAATCATCTTTGCCGCGACGTGCGAGCGCGGTGTCACTTTGTCCGACCAGTCCGACGACTCGGTCTGGAACAGGCGCATGCCACCGACACGCAGTAACGGCAGGATTGCGACGGCCATGCCGATGAAGCCGATGCCCCCCAGCCAGTGCAACAGCGATCGCCACATCAGCAGGCCGGGCGATGCGCTGTCCAGGCCGGTTAGCACCGTCGAGCCTGTGGTGGTGATGCCCGACATGGTCTCGAAGAACGCATCCGTGTAGCTGATATGCCGGATGAACACCATGGGCAGGGCTGCGAACGCACAGACGATGACCCAGCTGGCGGTGGTCAGCAGGTACATGTCTCGGGCCCTGAGTTGTGGCGCATCGGGTATGCCACGAGCCACCAGGGCAAGGCCTGCGCACAGGGCGATCAGGCTTGACCACAGGAAGGCACCAAGGTCCTCGCTAAGGCCATACCACAGCAGCGTGGCCATGGGGATGACCATGCTGACCGCAAGGGTAATCAGGAACACGCCGATGATGAAGGCGATGAAGCGCAAAGCGGGGAGAGGCATCGAGCAAGCTCATAGGGGCAATGACGGGCAGTATCGTCTGTAAGGGCAGGATGTCGAGTAAAAATGACGTAAAAAAGCTGAGCCATGTTACAGCAGGCAACGCGAGTCACGTCGCAGCCTTGGCTGTGCACTATGATCAGTAATTTGTAAGTTTCGATCATTGAGCGCATTCAAACGGCTGTTTAATGTCGTGGGCAGATAAACGACGGGGCCCGCCGAGGCACCCGCATTCCGTGATCACGCCACATGGGGAACCGTTCCATGGCTGCCGACCGCTATCCGCACTTGCTGGCCCCGCTCGACCTGGGCTTCACCACCTTGGCCAACCGCACCCTGATGGGGTCGATGCACACAGGCCTTGAGGAGCGCCCCGGTGGCTTCGAGCGCATGGCTGCGTATTTTGCAGAGCGAGCCCGTGGCGGCGTTGGGCTGATGGTCACCGGCGGTATCGCGCCCAACGATGAAGGTGGCGTGTATTCCGGCGCAGCCAAGCTGAGCACCGAGGAGGAGGCTGACAAGCACCGCATCGTCACCGAGGCCGTGCATGCCGCTGGCGGCAAGATCTGCCTGCAGATCCTGCATGCCGGGCGCTATGCCTACAGCCCTCGGCAGGTGGCGCCGAGTGCTATCCAGGCGCCGATCAACCCGTTCAAGCCTAAAGCGCTGGATGAGGCCGGGATCGAGAAGCAGATCGCTGATTTCGTCAATTGCGCCGTGCTGGCAAAGCGCGCCGGTTACGACGGCGTCGAAATCATGGGCTCTGAAGGCTACTTCATCAATCAGTTCCTGGCTGCCCATACCAACCACCGTACTGACCGCTGGGGTGGCAGCTATGAAAACCGTATGCGTCTGGCGGTCGAGATCGTCAGCCGGGTGCGCGACGCCGTGGGCCCTAATTTCATCATCATCTTCCGCCTGTCGATGCTCGATCTGGTAGAAGGTGGCAGCACCTGGGACGAGATCGAGTTGCTGGCCAAAGCCATCGAGCGGGCTGGCGCGACCCTGATCAACACGGGTATCGGCTGGCACGAGGCGCGCATCCCGACCATCGCCACCAAGGTGCCGCGCGCCGCGTTCAGCAAAGTCACCGCCAAGCTGCGCGGGGCGGTGAACATTCCGTTGATCACCACCAACCGCATCAATACCCCCGAAGTGGCTGAAGCCGTGCTGGCCGAGGGCGATGCCGACATGGTCTCGATGGCGCGGCCGTTCCTGGCCG harbors:
- a CDS encoding TrkH family potassium uptake protein, yielding MPLPALRFIAFIIGVFLITLAVSMVIPMATLLWYGLSEDLGAFLWSSLIALCAGLALVARGIPDAPQLRARDMYLLTTASWVIVCAFAALPMVFIRHISYTDAFFETMSGITTTGSTVLTGLDSASPGLLMWRSLLHWLGGIGFIGMAVAILPLLRVGGMRLFQTESSDWSDKVTPRSHVAAKMILAIYLGLTALGTLALWAAGMTPFDAINHSMSLISTGGFSTSDASLGHWTQPAVHWVAVVIMILGSLPFALYVATLRGHRRVLFKDHQVRGFLGFLLLVWVTVGTWLCLHSDFSWWDALRIVAVNVTSVVTTTGIAVGDYTLWGSFAMLLFFYLTFVGGCSGSTAGGLKIFRFQVAASLLVSSLKQLIHPRAMISKKYNGHPIDEEIVRSLLTFSFFFSVTIAVIALALTLIGLDWTTALSGAATAVCNVGPGLGSVIGPAGNFSTLPDAAKWLLTIGMLLGRLEILTVLVLVAPAFWRF
- a CDS encoding TAXI family TRAP transporter solute-binding subunit, translated to MNRALRLAVASTVLAACATAQAAPTFINILTGGTSGVYYPIGVGISQLYSHGIEGSKTSVQATKASVENLNLLQAGRGELAFALGDSVADAWKGDAEAGFKAPLKKLRAIAGTYPNYIQIVASKESGITSLEDLKGKRISVGAPKSGTELNARAIFKAAGLSYQDLGKVEYLPYAESVELIKNRQLDATLQSSGLGQAAIRDLAATLPVVFVPVPAAIVSKIGNSAYQPASIPAKTYDGQDAEVPTVAITNILVTRADISDDLAYDMTRLIFDNLPRLVTAHSAASDIQPQNAAKNLPIPLHPGAERYFKEKNLLP